The following are encoded together in the Hemicordylus capensis ecotype Gifberg chromosome 4, rHemCap1.1.pri, whole genome shotgun sequence genome:
- the GDF5 gene encoding growth/differentiation factor 5 — protein sequence MKILHFLTLLLWHFTWFYLVLFFLVLSSAEANQGNSGSKLGLSKVDGKERNPLPRAGTFKTGSHGYSAGNSKTRTKSNTAQVGTLLAKTDESKKTVSRAGSTDKKAGHTSNRQSGIRTVTPKIQNFGSKATLKKTGTGNLDASSYKNKRTKEPVAQREAKEAFRHPAITPHEYMLSLYRTLSDAERKGVNGSVKLETGLANTITSFIDKGQDDRAPAIRKQKYIFDISALEKDGLLGAELRILRKKTSDTWKSHSHGKTCQVKLFSCSTSRQASVLLESRTVGILDTAKWEVFDIWKLFRNFKNSANLCFELEAFERGRPVDLRTVGFNRTGRQVNEKALFLVFGRTKKRDLFFNEIKARSGQDDKTVYEYLFNQRRKRRAPLATRQGKRPNKNLKARCSKKALHVNFKDMGWDDWIIAPLEYEAYHCEGLCEFPLRSHLEPTNHAVIQTLMNSMDPESTPPTCCVPTRLSPISILFIDSANNVVYKQYEDMVVESCGCR from the exons ATGAAAATCCTGCACTTTCTTACTTTACTGCTTTGGCACTTTACTTGGTTTTaccttgttctctttttcttggtACTGAGCTCTGCTGAAGCAAATCAAGGTAATTCAGGATCCAAATTAGGATTGTCAAAAGTAGATGGAAAAGAGAGGAACCCCTTGCCAAGGGCAGGTACCTTTAAAACGGGGAGCCATGGATATAGTGCTGGGAATTCAAAGACTAGGACGAAAAGCAATACTGCTCAAGTTGGAACTCTCTTGGCAAAGACTGATGAATCAAAGAAGACTGTCTCTAGAGCAGGGAGCACAGACAAAAAGGCAGGACATACTTCAAATAGACAATCCGGAATAAGGACCGTGACCCCAAAGATCCAGAACTTTGGCAGCAAGGCCACACTAAAGAAAACTGGCACAGGGAATTTAGATGCCAGCTCCTATAAAAACAAAAGGACTAAAGAACCTGTTGCCCAAAGGGAAGCTAAAGAAGCATTCAGACATCCTGCTATCACACCACATGAGTACATGCTCTCCCTATACAGGACTCTTTCTGATGCAGAGCGGAAAGGTGTTAATGGAAGCGTAAAACTGGAGACTGGACTTGCCAATACAATTACAAGCTTCATAGACAAGGGACAAG atgaTCGAGCTCCTGCTATTAGAAAGCAGAAATACATTTTTGACATCAGTGCATTAGAAAAAGATGGCTTACTAGGTGCAGAACTGCGCATTTTAAGGAAAAAAACTTCTGACACCTGGAAATCTCATTCTCATGGGAAAACATGTCAAGTGAAACTATTCAGTTGCTCCACAAGCAGGCAAGCATCAGTTCTCTTGGAATCACGGACAGTCGGCATCTTGGACACAGCAAAATGGGAAGTTTTTGATATTTGGAAACTTTTTAGGAATTTTAAAAACTCTGCTAACTTGTGCTTTGAACTGGAGGCTTTTGAAAGGGGGAGGCCTGTTGATTTAAGGACTGTGGGATTTAATAGAACAGGGAGGCAAGTCAATGAAAAGGCGCTCTTCTTGGTATTTGGAAGGACAAAGAAGAGAGACTTGTTTTTCAATGAAATAAAAGCTAGATCTGGCCAGGATGACAAAACTGTTTATGAATACCTATTCAATcaaagaagaaagagaagggCTCCACTAGCAACTCGTCAAGGAAAGAGGCCGAACAAGAATCTGAAAGCAAGGTGTAGTAAAAAAGCACTCCACGTAAATTTTAAGGATATGGGCTGGGATGACTGGATAATAGCCCCACTGGAGTATGAAGCCTATCATTGTGAAGGGCTTTGTGAATTTCCTCTTCGATCTCACCTGGAGCCTACCAATCATGCTGTTATCCAAACATTAATGAACTCTATGGACCCAGAGTCAACCCCTCCAACATGTTGTGTTCCAACAAGGCTGAGTCCTATTAGCATTTTGTTTATTGATTCTGCTAATAATGTGGTCTACAAACAATATGAAGACATGGTGGTAGAGTCCTGCGGCTGTAGGTAG